One genomic window of Euleptes europaea isolate rEulEur1 chromosome 10, rEulEur1.hap1, whole genome shotgun sequence includes the following:
- the SRSF12 gene encoding serine/arginine-rich splicing factor 12 isoform X2 has translation MSRYTRPPNTSLFVRNVADATRPEDLRREFGRYGPVVDVYVPLDFYTRRPRGFAYIQFEDVRDAEDALYNLNRKWVCGRQIEIQFAQGDRKTPNQMKSKERRQCSPMDYRRSRSHSRRRTRSRSSSWGWSRRHSDSFKEHSSSPRRSVTPQRNSGSRGRSRSKSTQRSSKYAEKSPSSSHRRRSNSRTKSRSHPKRSGSPTRSLSKSPRKHVNSSSRSHSRSFYQRNSNQSVSEED, from the exons ATGTCCCGCTACACGCGGCCTCCCAACACGTCGCTGTTCGTCAGGAACGTGGCGGATGCCACCAG GCCTGAGGATTTGCGCCGTGAGTTTGGTCGGTATGGCCCTGTAGTAGACGTATACGTTCCGCTTGACTTCTACACAAGACGCCCAAGAGGATTTGCTTATATACA GTTTGAAGATGTTCGTGATGCAGAAGATGCTCTGTATAACCTCAATAGAAAGTGGGTATGTGGCCGGCAAATTGAAATACAGTTTGCACAAGGTGATCGCAAAA CACCAAATCAGATGAAATCAAAAGAACGGCGGCAGTGTTCTCCAATGGATTACAGAAGATCACGAAGTCATAGCCGAAGAAGGACGCGTAGCAGAAGTTCTTCGTGGGGATGGAGCAGGAGACACTCTGATAGTTTTAAAGA GCATTCCAGCTCACCAAGACGATCTGTCACACCCCAGAGAAATTCTGGTTCCAGAGGGAGATCGCGGTCAAAGTCAACTCAGAGAAGCTCAAAATACGCAGAAAAATCACCATCGAGTTCCCATCGAAGACGGTCCAATTCAAGAACAAAGTCACGATCACATCCTAAACGTTCGGGCTCACCTACCAGGTCCCTGTCTAAATCTCCACGGAAGCATGTTAATTCAAGTTCTCGTTCACATTCTAGGAGTTTCTATCAGAGAAATAGTAACCAgtcagtatctgaagaagattAA
- the SRSF12 gene encoding serine/arginine-rich splicing factor 12 isoform X1: MSRYTRPPNTSLFVRNVADATRPEDLRREFGRYGPVVDVYVPLDFYTRRPRGFAYIQFEDVRDAEDALYNLNRKWVCGRQIEIQFAQGDRKTPNQMKSKERRQCSPMDYRRSRSHSRRRTRSRSSSWGWSRRHSDSFKESRRRRHSYSQSKSRSKSLPRHSSSPRRSVTPQRNSGSRGRSRSKSTQRSSKYAEKSPSSSHRRRSNSRTKSRSHPKRSGSPTRSLSKSPRKHVNSSSRSHSRSFYQRNSNQSVSEED, translated from the exons ATGTCCCGCTACACGCGGCCTCCCAACACGTCGCTGTTCGTCAGGAACGTGGCGGATGCCACCAG GCCTGAGGATTTGCGCCGTGAGTTTGGTCGGTATGGCCCTGTAGTAGACGTATACGTTCCGCTTGACTTCTACACAAGACGCCCAAGAGGATTTGCTTATATACA GTTTGAAGATGTTCGTGATGCAGAAGATGCTCTGTATAACCTCAATAGAAAGTGGGTATGTGGCCGGCAAATTGAAATACAGTTTGCACAAGGTGATCGCAAAA CACCAAATCAGATGAAATCAAAAGAACGGCGGCAGTGTTCTCCAATGGATTACAGAAGATCACGAAGTCATAGCCGAAGAAGGACGCGTAGCAGAAGTTCTTCGTGGGGATGGAGCAGGAGACACTCTGATAGTTTTAAAGA GTCAAGGCGTAGACGACATTCTTACAGCCAATCTAAGTCTCGTTCAAAATCTCTTCCAAGGCATTCCAGCTCACCAAGACGATCTGTCACACCCCAGAGAAATTCTGGTTCCAGAGGGAGATCGCGGTCAAAGTCAACTCAGAGAAGCTCAAAATACGCAGAAAAATCACCATCGAGTTCCCATCGAAGACGGTCCAATTCAAGAACAAAGTCACGATCACATCCTAAACGTTCGGGCTCACCTACCAGGTCCCTGTCTAAATCTCCACGGAAGCATGTTAATTCAAGTTCTCGTTCACATTCTAGGAGTTTCTATCAGAGAAATAGTAACCAgtcagtatctgaagaagattAA